Proteins from a genomic interval of Paenibacillus lentus:
- a CDS encoding polymorphic toxin type 50 domain-containing protein, with protein sequence MKLFGVIDLVKYVIEQAKEMTLESRLSQFREDEHINAYFEMLQNGNAEERSFAEQQLMLIKSAFDQIAQYQTEYAIYSKFGNQKYMDEAHQLAEQARAQLSALGVSEKWYAADVNLRAHFMGSPLRALRYDPYKTDGSAMPSLSEQRFAIALGMINLNYQNWARKRYEFIEAGAIAAEAKRREIPLKVEEYNKTISKQNIEYVQQYLAEINLYRGEITGKYSPELLRAVERFQDNYNSSELSVELQYKFDEVNGKIDHRVLNLIYMNKDLVEKSPRNLDMCLIPGGLEDTRSVFEKTIYYFNKSIDSFKEIGSDIMVAADERANKALDSPGHFLNYISFGIPKGIYDGYAYRAENRNESAYTYIDWLSSGVLSGVYEPLVGAFNPDDPYSKEHWLDSASLVSMLLGLGAARMQLKSNSTGSGGSLNTNTNVDLNKTEKIEAEPKKTNPDPADNSLDNKGKDELRAWVEANIERSAAVREASRFDEYLKKEKELLEDIEKKKTSQPLEGTGDGVPSYGKNSVPIGPYQEVNGFPVKVKPGAQEKHIPNTPNYKQEIANGKNKSIFYGDNKTAQELLDEFAGKGQLLPNGNKERVDFGKPIGKYYDRDTGEYLETTRGMIHYGKDGAHIVPSEPLKE encoded by the coding sequence TTGAAGCTCTTTGGAGTAATTGATCTTGTTAAGTATGTGATAGAGCAGGCCAAGGAAATGACACTGGAATCCAGACTGAGCCAATTTAGGGAAGACGAGCATATCAACGCCTATTTTGAAATGCTGCAGAATGGAAATGCTGAAGAGCGTTCATTTGCTGAACAGCAGCTTATGTTAATTAAAAGTGCTTTCGACCAAATCGCTCAATACCAAACGGAATATGCGATATATAGCAAGTTTGGCAATCAGAAGTATATGGATGAAGCTCATCAATTGGCGGAGCAAGCACGGGCACAGCTATCAGCGCTTGGCGTATCAGAGAAATGGTATGCAGCCGATGTCAATTTAAGAGCTCATTTTATGGGCTCACCGCTGCGTGCGCTTCGGTATGATCCTTACAAAACAGATGGCTCGGCCATGCCTAGCCTGAGTGAACAGCGTTTCGCCATTGCATTAGGCATGATTAACTTGAATTATCAAAACTGGGCAAGAAAGCGCTATGAATTCATTGAGGCAGGAGCAATTGCAGCAGAAGCGAAACGAAGAGAAATTCCACTTAAGGTGGAGGAATATAACAAGACCATCTCGAAGCAGAATATTGAATATGTGCAGCAGTACCTAGCCGAAATCAATCTATATCGTGGCGAAATAACGGGCAAATATAGTCCTGAGCTGCTAAGGGCGGTCGAAAGATTCCAAGATAACTACAACTCTAGTGAATTATCTGTGGAGCTTCAGTATAAGTTCGACGAGGTCAATGGCAAGATCGATCATAGAGTCTTAAATTTGATTTATATGAACAAGGATCTCGTCGAAAAATCGCCTCGTAACCTGGATATGTGTCTGATACCCGGGGGCTTGGAGGATACGCGAAGCGTATTTGAAAAAACGATATATTACTTCAATAAATCCATAGACAGCTTCAAGGAAATCGGCTCCGATATTATGGTGGCAGCAGATGAACGAGCGAATAAGGCGCTGGATTCACCGGGTCATTTCCTGAATTATATTAGCTTCGGCATTCCCAAAGGAATTTATGATGGTTATGCCTACCGAGCTGAAAACAGGAATGAATCTGCTTATACTTATATCGATTGGTTATCCTCCGGAGTATTGTCCGGGGTGTATGAACCCCTAGTAGGCGCCTTTAACCCGGACGATCCATATTCCAAAGAGCATTGGCTAGATAGTGCAAGTCTGGTCTCAATGTTACTGGGTCTTGGGGCTGCAAGAATGCAGCTTAAATCGAACTCCACAGGTAGCGGCGGATCACTTAACACTAACACCAACGTAGACTTAAATAAGACAGAGAAAATTGAAGCTGAGCCGAAGAAGACGAATCCAGATCCAGCAGATAATTCTTTGGATAATAAGGGGAAAGATGAATTACGTGCATGGGTTGAGGCAAATATTGAGCGGAGCGCAGCTGTAAGAGAAGCGTCCAGGTTCGACGAATATTTGAAGAAAGAGAAGGAACTGCTTGAAGATATAGAGAAAAAGAAAACAAGCCAGCCTCTTGAGGGGACGGGTGATGGTGTACCTTCTTATGGAAAGAATTCAGTACCTATAGGACCTTACCAAGAAGTAAATGGATTCCCAGTTAAAGTAAAACCAGGTGCTCAGGAGAAACATATTCCTAATACTCCAAATTATAAACAAGAAATAGCAAATGGAAAAAACAAGAGTATCTTCTATGGGGATAATAAAACGGCACAAGAATTGCTTGATGAGTTTGCAGGTAAAGGTCAACTACTACCAAATGGTAATAAAGAAAGAGTAGACTTTGGTAAACCAATTGGAAAATACTATGATCGTGATACTGGTGAGTATCTTGAAACTACTAGAGGAATGATTCATTACGGAAAAGACGGAGCGCATATAGTGCCATCAGAACCATTAAAGGAGTAA
- a CDS encoding contact-dependent growth inhibition system immunity protein, whose product MINRKKTLKEYLTNEDYESVVQNATKFSDMSLPVWHLEITGKCLCELSNFDLIRCIRQDVFTDLATFEIIERIDEQNTPFYADIDSMELMEKLSSVNSDILSAYKSKLDKMIENVETNGLIDLADIWMFDEQKETYQGYINIIKSKIH is encoded by the coding sequence ATGATTAATAGAAAAAAGACATTAAAAGAGTATCTGACTAATGAAGATTATGAAAGTGTAGTACAAAATGCAACAAAGTTTTCTGATATGTCGCTACCTGTGTGGCATTTGGAGATTACAGGTAAATGTCTGTGTGAGTTATCAAACTTCGATTTGATCCGTTGTATTAGACAGGATGTTTTTACAGATTTAGCGACTTTTGAAATTATTGAAAGGATTGATGAACAGAATACACCATTCTATGCTGATATTGATTCAATGGAATTGATGGAAAAGTTATCATCTGTTAATTCGGATATACTATCAGCATATAAGAGTAAATTGGATAAAATGATTGAAAATGTTGAAACGAACGGCTTAATAGATTTAGCGGATATTTGGATGTTCGATGAACAGAAGGAGACGTATCAGGGCTATATCAATATAATAAAGAGTAAAATTCATTGA
- a CDS encoding peptidoglycan-binding domain-containing protein produces MLIKSAFDQIAQYQTEYAIYSKFGNQKYMDEAHQLAEQARAQLSALGVSEKWYAADVNLRAHFMGSPLRALRYDPYKTDGSAMPALSEQRFAIALGMINLNYQNWARDRYEFIEAGAIAAEARRKEIPLKVEEYNKTISKQNIEYVQQYLAEINLYRGEITGKYSPELLRAVERFQDNYNSSELSAELQYKFDEVNGKIDHRVLNLIYMNKDLVEKSPRNLDMCLIPGGLEDTRSVFEKTIDYFNKSIDSFKEIGSDIMVAADERANKALDSPGDFLNYISFGIPKGIYDGYAYRAENRHESAYTYIDWLSSGVLSGVYEPFVGIFTTDDPFSKQHWLDSAGLAAQMFGIGYVRMQLKSNSKGSGGSLNANTNVDLNKTKKVETEPKKTNPDLVDNSLGNKGKDELRAWVEANLERSAAVREASRFYEYLKKEKELLEAIEKKNEGMGNGGKKFSDMSADEQLAIAKHYSQRAPIEIPENANMKAKSMADGYEQITYKWNDGTYKYEVRWHTRTSGAPADQGNTWVIQRTIPGSGGNKPQSFFKIGENEWVEGYRWYDAIAARKAGTATPEQVRILDQGHWKE; encoded by the coding sequence ATGTTAATTAAAAGTGCCTTCGATCAAATTGCTCAATACCAAACGGAATATGCGATATATAGCAAGTTTGGCAATCAGAAGTATATGGATGAAGCTCATCAATTGGCGGAGCAAGCACGGGCACAGCTATCAGCGCTTGGCGTATCGGAGAAGTGGTATGCAGCCGATGTCAATTTAAGAGCTCATTTTATGGGCTCACCGCTGCGTGCGCTTCGGTATGACCCCTACAAAACAGATGGCTCGGCCATGCCTGCCCTGAGTGAACAACGTTTCGCCATTGCATTAGGCATGATTAACTTGAATTATCAAAACTGGGCAAGAGATCGCTATGAATTCATTGAGGCAGGAGCAATTGCAGCAGAAGCAAGACGAAAAGAAATTCCACTTAAAGTAGAGGAATATAACAAGACCATCTCGAAGCAGAATATTGAATATGTGCAGCAGTACCTAGCCGAAATCAATCTATATCGTGGCGAAATAACGGGTAAATATAGTCCTGAGCTGCTCAGGGCGGTCGAAAGATTCCAAGATAACTACAACTCTAGTGAATTATCTGCGGAGCTTCAGTATAAGTTCGACGAGGTCAATGGCAAGATCGATCATAGAGTCTTAAATTTGATTTATATGAACAAGGATCTCGTCGAAAAATCGCCTCGTAACCTGGATATGTGTCTCATACCCGGGGGCTTGGAGGATACGCGAAGTGTATTTGAAAAAACGATAGATTACTTCAATAAATCCATAGACAGCTTCAAGGAAATCGGCTCCGATATTATGGTGGCAGCAGATGAACGAGCGAATAAGGCGCTGGATTCACCGGGCGATTTTCTGAATTATATTAGCTTCGGCATTCCCAAAGGAATTTATGATGGTTATGCCTACCGAGCTGAAAACAGGCATGAATCTGCCTATACTTATATTGATTGGTTATCCTCGGGAGTATTGTCCGGGGTGTATGAACCGTTTGTAGGCATCTTTACCACGGACGATCCATTTTCCAAACAGCATTGGCTAGATAGTGCAGGGCTGGCCGCTCAAATGTTCGGCATAGGGTATGTAAGAATGCAGCTTAAATCGAACTCCAAAGGCAGCGGCGGATCACTTAACGCTAACACTAACGTAGACTTAAATAAGACAAAGAAAGTAGAAACTGAGCCGAAAAAGACTAATCCAGATCTAGTAGATAATTCTTTGGGGAATAAGGGGAAAGATGAATTACGTGCATGGGTTGAGGCAAATCTTGAGCGGAGCGCAGCTGTAAGAGAAGCGTCCAGGTTCTACGAGTATTTGAAGAAAGAGAAGGAATTGCTAGAAGCTATAGAGAAAAAGAATGAGGGTATGGGTAATGGTGGTAAAAAATTCTCAGACATGAGTGCTGATGAACAATTAGCTATAGCAAAGCATTATTCCCAGAGAGCACCAATCGAAATACCAGAAAATGCGAACATGAAGGCTAAGTCAATGGCTGATGGATATGAACAAATAACCTACAAATGGAATGACGGGACATATAAATACGAAGTAAGATGGCACACTAGAACCTCTGGAGCACCTGCTGACCAAGGAAACACTTGGGTAATTCAAAGGACAATCCCAGGTAGTGGTGGGAACAAACCACAATCCTTCTTCAAGATTGGAGAAAATGAGTGGGTCGAGGGGTACAGATGGTATGATGCAATTGCCGCCAGAAAAGCGGGAACTGCAACTCCAGAGCAAGTTAGAATTTTAGACCAAGGACATTGGAAGGAGTAA
- a CDS encoding peptidoglycan-binding domain-containing protein — protein sequence MEYVQQYLAEINLYRGEITGKYSPELLRAVERFQDNYNSSELSAELQYKFDEVNGKIDHRVLNLIYMKKDLVEKSPRNLDMCLIPGGLKDTRSVFEKTIYYFNKSIDSFKEIGSDIMVAADERANKALDSPGDFLNYISFGIPKGIYDGYAYRAENRHESAYTYIDWLSSGVLSGVYEPFVGAFNPDDPYSKEHWLDSIGLAAQIVGLGAARMQLKSNSTGSGGSLNANTNVDLNKTKKVETEPKKTNPDPVNNSLDNKGKDELRARVEANIEQSAAAREASRFDEYLKKEKELLEAIEKKNEGMGNGVSRNTIINSATQAKKGGETVVGHALQKHAGRNPEIWGKVKGGSDQINQTAQRHLEEIIDAPGDFVKVTNNRGITFLEKKLPDGRGVRLNQDGTFKGFIDQ from the coding sequence ATTGAATACGTGCAGCAGTATCTAGCCGAAATCAATCTATATCGTGGCGAAATAACGGGCAAATATAGTCCTGAGCTGCTAAGGGCGGTCGAAAGATTCCAAGATAACTACAACTCTAGTGAATTATCTGCGGAGCTTCAGTATAAGTTCGACGAGGTGAATGGCAAGATCGATCATAGAGTCTTAAATTTGATTTATATGAAAAAGGATCTCGTCGAAAAATCGCCTCGTAACCTGGATATGTGTCTGATACCCGGGGGCTTGAAGGATACGCGAAGTGTATTTGAAAAAACGATATACTACTTCAATAAATCCATAGACAGCTTCAAGGAAATCGGCTCTGATATTATGGTGGCAGCAGATGAACGAGCGAATAAGGCGCTGGATTCACCGGGCGATTTTCTGAATTATATTAGCTTCGGCATCCCCAAAGGAATTTATGATGGCTATGCTTATCGAGCTGAGAACAGGCATGAATCTGCTTATACTTATATTGATTGGCTATCCTCCGGAGTATTGTCCGGGGTGTATGAACCGTTTGTAGGCGCCTTTAACCCGGACGATCCATATTCTAAAGAGCATTGGCTAGATAGCATAGGGCTGGCCGCTCAAATTGTAGGTCTTGGGGCTGCAAGAATGCAGCTTAAATCAAACTCCACAGGCAGCGGCGGATCACTTAACGCTAACACTAACGTAGACTTAAATAAGACAAAGAAAGTAGAAACTGAGCCGAAAAAGACGAATCCAGATCCAGTAAATAATTCTTTGGATAACAAGGGGAAAGATGAATTACGTGCACGGGTTGAGGCAAATATTGAGCAGAGCGCAGCTGCAAGAGAAGCGTCCAGGTTCGACGAGTATTTGAAGAAAGAGAAGGAATTGCTTGAAGCTATAGAGAAAAAGAATGAGGGTATGGGTAATGGTGTTAGTCGTAATACCATTATTAACTCAGCAACACAGGCTAAAAAAGGCGGAGAGACTGTTGTAGGACATGCTCTACAAAAACATGCAGGAAGAAATCCTGAAATTTGGGGTAAAGTTAAGGGTGGCTCAGACCAAATTAATCAGACAGCACAGAGGCATTTAGAGGAAATTATTGATGCTCCGGGAGATTTCGTTAAAGTTACAAACAATAGGGGAATCACATTCCTAGAAAAGAAATTACCTGATGGACGGGGAGTAAGACTTAATCAAGACGGAACATTTAAGGGCTTTATTGACCAATAA
- a CDS encoding polymorphic toxin type 28 domain-containing protein encodes MQLKSNSKGSGGSLNANVELNKSEKLETEPKKTNSDPVDNSLDNKQPFEGMGNGGKIISSVDDLSDVAKSKITTSQRATLNQQERTYSHLTEMDLKGAQRDLDGDPVPKPSGGYYDHAQEVSDAYRGLVELKRSWEGMLKNPNLDAELRQLYTSKLNEANATMEKIETMFNPHGGVFPSK; translated from the coding sequence ATGCAGCTTAAATCGAACTCCAAAGGCAGCGGCGGATCACTTAATGCTAACGTAGAGTTAAATAAGTCAGAGAAACTAGAGACCGAGCCTAAGAAGACGAATTCAGATCCAGTAGATAATTCTTTGGATAATAAGCAGCCTTTTGAGGGGATGGGTAATGGTGGTAAGATAATCTCTAGTGTTGATGATTTATCAGATGTTGCAAAGTCTAAAATCACTACTAGTCAGAGAGCAACATTGAATCAACAGGAAAGAACATACTCGCATTTAACCGAAATGGATTTAAAAGGAGCACAGAGAGACTTAGATGGCGACCCTGTTCCCAAACCAAGTGGAGGTTATTATGATCATGCTCAAGAAGTTTCTGATGCATATCGTGGTTTAGTTGAATTAAAAAGAAGTTGGGAAGGGATGCTTAAAAATCCTAATTTAGATGCTGAACTTCGACAACTTTACACATCTAAGTTGAATGAGGCAAACGCTACAATGGAAAAAATTGAAACTATGTTTAATCCACATGGTGGAGTGTTTCCATCTAAATAA
- a CDS encoding EndoU domain-containing protein, giving the protein MQKQVREISSKQSVDTDRLLQLSKDMKRLDQIIEERIMRLQADIHNVAQSSRMRYPESAEVRSAANRAEEMLYDIRKQAKYLHDRLHNKSNLLKSIAGQYGEDEAKIKALVKKNQVKFTLQPGFQKEIAAKYPSRFSGDVMKLFGVIDFVKYAIQQAKEMTLESRLSQFREDEHINAYFEMLQNGNAEERSFAEQQLMLIKSAFDQIAQYQTEYAIYSKFGNQKYMDEAHQLAEQARAQLSALGVSEKWYAADVNLRAHFMGSPLRALRYDPYKTDGSAMPALSEQRFAIALGMINLNYQNWARDRYEFIEAGAIAAEARRKEIPLKVEEYNKTISKQNIEYVQQYLAEINLYRGEITGKYSPELLRAVERFQDNYNSSELSAELQYKFEVNGKIDHRVLNLIYMNKDLVEKSPRNLDMCLIPGGLEDTRSVFEKTIDYFNKSIDSFKEIGSDIMVAADERANKALDSPGDFLNYISFGIPKGIYDGYAYRAENRHESAYTYIDWLSSGVLSGVYEPFVGIFTTDDPFSKQHWLDSAGLAAQMFGIGYVRMQLKSNSKGSGGSLNANTNVDLNKTKKVETEPKKTNPDPVDNSLENKGKDELRAWVEANIEQSAAVREASRFDEYLKKEKELLKAIEKKKTSQPLEGTGEGGGGSSQLWKQGTPLTEVNYTVSNDAKRHLIATNDPISGRRGVNGTHNSDEFHNALKSTGKDIENMISPEDITYDVDFPGLATIKYKIPKSDGKGTYFDEYKYIGNPKTVYDPRIYSDQQIYQWGLEAMKNGYLNGYLICGEASNGMKFVGYFRNGEITNFHPVTSFDN; this is encoded by the coding sequence ATGCAAAAGCAGGTGAGGGAGATCAGTAGTAAGCAAAGTGTGGATACGGACAGGCTGCTTCAATTGTCCAAAGATATGAAACGCCTTGACCAGATTATTGAAGAGCGGATCATGAGATTACAAGCGGATATTCATAACGTTGCTCAGTCGAGCAGGATGAGATATCCAGAATCGGCTGAAGTACGATCCGCAGCTAATCGTGCGGAAGAAATGCTATATGACATACGCAAGCAGGCGAAGTATTTACACGATCGATTACATAATAAGAGCAATCTGTTGAAATCAATAGCTGGGCAATATGGAGAAGACGAGGCCAAAATCAAGGCTTTGGTGAAGAAAAATCAGGTCAAGTTCACACTACAACCCGGGTTTCAAAAGGAAATCGCCGCCAAATATCCATCGCGCTTTTCGGGTGACGTTATGAAGCTCTTTGGAGTAATTGATTTCGTCAAGTATGCGATTCAACAGGCTAAGGAAATGACACTGGAATCCAGACTGAGCCAATTTAGGGAAGACGAGCATATCAACGCCTATTTTGAAATGCTGCAGAATGGAAATGCTGAAGAGCGTTCATTTGCTGAACAGCAGCTTATGTTAATTAAAAGTGCCTTCGATCAAATCGCTCAATACCAAACGGAATATGCGATATATAGCAAGTTTGGCAACCAGAAGTATATGGATGAAGCTCACCAATTGGCGGAGCAAGCACGGGCACAGCTATCAGCGCTTGGCGTATCGGAGAAGTGGTATGCAGCCGATGTCAATCTAAGAGCTCATTTTATGGGCTCACCGCTGCGTGCGCTTCGGTATGACCCCTACAAAACAGATGGCTCGGCCATGCCTGCCCTGAGTGAACAACGTTTCGCCATTGCATTAGGCATGATTAACTTGAATTATCAAAACTGGGCAAGAGATCGCTATGAATTCATTGAGGCAGGAGCAATTGCAGCAGAAGCAAGACGAAAAGAAATTCCACTTAAAGTAGAGGAATATAACAAGACCATCTCGAAGCAGAATATTGAATATGTGCAGCAGTACCTAGCCGAAATCAATCTATATCGTGGCGAAATAACGGGTAAATATAGTCCTGAGCTGCTAAGGGCGGTCGAAAGATTCCAAGATAACTACAACTCTAGTGAATTATCTGCGGAGCTTCAGTATAAGTTCGAGGTCAATGGCAAGATCGATCATAGAGTCTTAAATTTGATTTATATGAACAAGGATCTCGTCGAAAAATCGCCTCGTAACCTGGATATGTGTCTCATACCCGGGGGCTTGGAGGATACGCGAAGTGTATTTGAAAAAACGATAGATTACTTCAATAAATCCATAGACAGCTTCAAGGAAATCGGCTCCGATATTATGGTGGCAGCAGATGAACGAGCGAATAAGGCGCTGGATTCACCGGGCGATTTTCTGAATTATATTAGCTTCGGCATTCCCAAAGGAATTTATGATGGTTATGCCTACCGAGCTGAAAACAGGCATGAATCTGCTTATACTTATATTGATTGGTTATCCTCGGGAGTATTGTCCGGGGTGTATGAACCGTTTGTAGGCATCTTTACCACGGACGATCCATTTTCCAAACAGCATTGGCTAGATAGTGCAGGGCTGGCCGCTCAAATGTTCGGCATAGGGTATGTAAGAATGCAGCTTAAATCGAACTCCAAAGGCAGCGGCGGATCACTTAACGCTAACACTAACGTAGACTTAAATAAGACAAAGAAAGTAGAAACTGAGCCGAAAAAGACGAATCCAGATCCAGTAGATAATTCTTTGGAAAATAAGGGGAAAGATGAACTACGTGCATGGGTTGAGGCAAATATTGAGCAGAGCGCAGCTGTAAGAGAAGCGTCCAGGTTCGACGAGTATTTGAAGAAAGAGAAGGAATTGCTTAAAGCTATAGAGAAAAAGAAAACAAGCCAGCCTCTTGAGGGGACGGGTGAAGGTGGGGGAGGAAGTAGTCAATTATGGAAACAAGGAACACCTTTAACAGAAGTTAATTACACAGTATCAAATGATGCAAAAAGGCATTTAATTGCTACTAACGATCCAATTAGCGGAAGGAGAGGGGTCAATGGGACTCATAATTCTGACGAGTTTCATAATGCATTAAAATCAACAGGTAAAGATATTGAGAATATGATAAGTCCAGAGGATATTACATATGATGTAGATTTTCCTGGATTAGCGACTATTAAATATAAAATACCGAAAAGCGATGGGAAAGGAACATATTTTGATGAATACAAATATATTGGTAATCCCAAAACAGTATACGATCCTAGGATATACAGTGATCAGCAAATTTATCAGTGGGGCTTGGAAGCAATGAAAAATGGATATTTAAATGGATATTTGATATGTGGTGAAGCATCAAACGGTATGAAATTCGTAGGGTATTTTAGAAACGGGGAAATCACTAATTTTCACCCGGTAACAAGTTTCGATAATTAA
- a CDS encoding helix-turn-helix domain-containing protein — MYKRIRSLREDRDLTQTQLADYLNITQATYSRYESGNLDVPSLVLIKLSNYYNVSIDYILGQTDNPKRT, encoded by the coding sequence ATGTATAAAAGAATAAGAAGTTTACGAGAAGATAGAGATTTAACTCAAACTCAATTGGCTGACTATTTAAATATTACGCAAGCAACATATTCGCGGTATGAAAGTGGAAACTTAGATGTTCCCAGCCTAGTACTGATAAAGTTATCCAATTATTACAACGTAAGTATAGATTACATATTGGGTCAAACTGATAATCCTAAGCGAACTTAA
- a CDS encoding transposase, which translates to MERKRYDLNFKKKVVSKGHEIGNMTAVARQHDLDPKMVLRWARELKRKDLDELDGDALKHASFVPTASDYAALEKEHEKLKKLYAEQALEREILRDLLKKTNPHLRIK; encoded by the coding sequence ATGGAAAGAAAACGGTATGATCTGAACTTCAAGAAAAAGGTTGTATCCAAGGGGCATGAAATCGGCAATATGACGGCAGTAGCCAGGCAGCATGATCTTGATCCGAAGATGGTGCTGCGCTGGGCAAGAGAATTGAAACGCAAGGATCTTGACGAATTGGATGGCGATGCTTTGAAGCATGCTTCATTCGTTCCTACAGCCTCAGATTATGCAGCCTTGGAGAAGGAGCACGAGAAGCTTAAGAAGCTCTATGCAGAGCAGGCGCTAGAGAGGGAAATCCTCCGTGACCTGTTAAAAAAAACGAACCCACACTTGCGGATAAAATAG
- a CDS encoding helix-turn-helix domain-containing protein produces the protein MFFDTHSAYFETLETICRALDIDIKDLLVLED, from the coding sequence ATGTTTTTTGACACACACAGTGCATATTTCGAGACATTAGAAACGATTTGCAGAGCATTGGACATCGACATTAAAGACCTCCTGGTCTTAGAGGATTAG
- a CDS encoding IS3 family transposase, giving the protein MQGYSISLVLRILEVERSTYYAHVNRPNQQTERILRNGRSAPGYSYTQDNKRISDEQICEWIMELLADEYTSVYGYRKLTKMLRRQHHLVINKKKVYRLCKKMNVLRPQRKLKAKHPKRLANNKVITASNQLWETDIKYGWLEGEQRFFFLMSIIDVFDRAIVAYHHGLSCEAKDLVQITQEALMKRQLFDKANRPIIRSDNGPQFISHRFAEACEQFGIIHERIPPKTPNKNAHIESFHSILESECYQRHDFESYQQAYKIVSGFIYNYNRNRIHGSIYDMSPYEYMEAVRQGNVRPKEINV; this is encoded by the coding sequence ATGCAGGGCTATTCAATCAGCCTTGTGCTGCGCATTCTGGAAGTGGAGCGTTCCACATATTATGCACATGTGAATCGCCCGAATCAGCAAACTGAGCGAATCCTCAGGAACGGTCGCTCCGCGCCTGGTTACTCATATACGCAAGACAACAAGCGAATTAGCGATGAGCAAATCTGTGAGTGGATCATGGAGCTGTTGGCCGATGAGTACACGTCTGTCTACGGATACCGCAAGCTGACAAAGATGCTGAGGCGCCAGCACCACCTTGTGATTAACAAGAAGAAAGTCTATCGGCTGTGCAAGAAAATGAATGTGCTTCGCCCTCAGCGGAAGCTCAAGGCCAAGCATCCGAAACGACTCGCAAATAACAAAGTCATTACCGCTTCCAATCAACTGTGGGAAACGGATATTAAGTATGGTTGGCTCGAAGGTGAACAGCGCTTTTTCTTCCTGATGAGCATCATCGATGTGTTCGACCGAGCAATTGTTGCTTATCATCATGGCTTGTCCTGCGAGGCTAAGGATCTGGTTCAAATCACGCAGGAGGCACTAATGAAGCGCCAGCTCTTTGACAAGGCGAATCGACCAATTATTCGATCGGATAACGGTCCACAGTTCATTAGCCATCGGTTTGCGGAGGCTTGTGAACAGTTTGGAATTATCCACGAACGAATACCGCCTAAGACGCCGAATAAGAACGCCCACATCGAGTCTTTTCACTCGATCCTTGAATCGGAATGTTACCAGCGCCACGATTTTGAGAGCTACCAACAGGCATATAAGATCGTTAGCGGTTTTATCTACAATTACAATCGCAATCGCATCCATGGAAGCATATATGATATGTCGCCGTACGAATACATGGAAGCAGTCCGGCAAGGCAATGTAAGACCCAAGGAAATCAACGTGTAA
- a CDS encoding EndoU domain-containing protein, with translation MLLETKENGLNLIFDGEILKNGNANGFHYEGMPNSNGKIVGNVDPPNEFGVYQANVDINGVKERERIA, from the coding sequence GTGTTGCTTGAAACTAAAGAAAATGGATTAAACCTTATTTTTGATGGGGAAATACTCAAAAATGGGAATGCCAATGGTTTTCATTATGAAGGGATGCCAAATAGTAATGGTAAAATTGTCGGGAATGTTGACCCACCTAATGAGTTTGGTGTTTATCAAGCCAATGTTGATATTAATGGAGTAAAAGAAAGAGAAAGAATTGCTTGA
- a CDS encoding DUF6809 family protein has protein sequence MESMIEKIYNGSLQPDVYINPQDPEYRKLTKETSNLMEECQKRFSEKDFKFIEGIIDLYGKSYSMHSTASFIYGFKIGALMMIEVLNVKPET, from the coding sequence ATGGAAAGCATGATAGAAAAAATCTATAACGGATCACTGCAGCCAGACGTGTACATAAATCCACAAGATCCCGAATACCGCAAGCTGACGAAAGAAACCTCGAACCTTATGGAGGAATGTCAGAAAAGATTTTCGGAAAAAGACTTTAAATTTATCGAAGGTATCATCGATTTATACGGAAAGTCTTACTCTATGCATTCCACCGCGTCATTTATCTATGGGTTTAAAATCGGTGCCCTGATGATGATCGAGGTGTTGAATGTAAAGCCGGAAACATAG